Proteins co-encoded in one Nonlabens agnitus genomic window:
- a CDS encoding carotenoid biosynthesis protein: MKNAAIIFLWVIHVSALIGIALGYETFFLGKSPFTMLYITALLAVFFPIMDLKTLGLFALCFVVGMTTEWIGVHTGWLFGEYSYGDNFGPKLDGIPFLIGINWAVLTFVTHAIASKQTSSPWAISFIGATLMVILDFFLEQICDYAGFWSFTGGAGWYNYLCWFIIAFILQYIATLFKLKGDFKTSLHIYIVQLIFASILWIIISTI, encoded by the coding sequence ATGAAAAATGCAGCGATCATCTTTCTATGGGTCATTCATGTCAGTGCATTAATAGGTATTGCGCTGGGTTATGAGACTTTCTTTTTAGGGAAATCGCCGTTTACAATGCTTTACATTACGGCACTGTTAGCCGTCTTTTTTCCGATTATGGATCTCAAGACGCTTGGGCTTTTTGCATTATGTTTTGTAGTAGGAATGACTACAGAATGGATAGGCGTGCATACGGGCTGGCTGTTTGGCGAGTATAGTTATGGTGATAATTTTGGCCCAAAGCTGGATGGGATACCATTCTTAATTGGCATCAATTGGGCTGTGCTCACCTTTGTAACTCATGCCATCGCGAGTAAACAGACCTCAAGTCCTTGGGCTATTTCGTTCATTGGAGCAACTTTAATGGTGATTCTGGACTTTTTCTTGGAACAAATTTGCGACTATGCGGGATTCTGGAGTTTTACTGGTGGCGCTGGATGGTATAACTATCTATGCTGGTTTATCATCGCATTTATACTGCAATACATTGCCACGCTATTCAAGCTAAAAGGAGATTTCAAAACCTCTTTACACATTTACATCGTTCAACTCATTTTTGCCAGCATCCTATGGATCATCATCAGTACGATATAG